A window of the Rhodohalobacter mucosus genome harbors these coding sequences:
- a CDS encoding phosphoribosyltransferase, whose amino-acid sequence MDKKITARIVHLPETYEMAYRIARQIQDTGEDYDVVVGISRGGLPPSRIMCDFLNIKTLTTMQILHYESAAKAREEVRVSDPVKIDLEGRNVLLVDDVNDSGDTLQAAVKHIQTLKPSLLKTAVLHEKAGSSFSVDYCGSYLSEWKWLIYQWAVTEDLIGFLERDGMLDSEPADAIRHLSEKYDLTVERDLLEKVLSMKEFYSKKDTSS is encoded by the coding sequence ATGGATAAAAAAATCACTGCACGAATCGTCCATCTTCCTGAAACCTATGAAATGGCGTACAGAATTGCCCGTCAGATTCAGGATACGGGCGAAGATTATGATGTTGTAGTCGGAATTTCCAGGGGCGGACTCCCCCCCTCCCGGATCATGTGCGATTTCCTGAACATCAAGACCCTGACCACCATGCAGATTCTGCACTACGAAAGCGCCGCCAAAGCCAGGGAAGAGGTACGCGTATCAGATCCTGTCAAGATTGACCTGGAGGGCAGGAATGTGCTTTTGGTTGATGATGTAAACGATTCCGGCGACACCCTTCAGGCAGCCGTTAAGCATATTCAGACGCTGAAACCCTCCCTTTTGAAAACCGCGGTACTGCACGAAAAAGCGGGTAGCTCATTCAGCGTAGATTACTGCGGCTCATACCTGTCTGAATGGAAATGGCTGATCTACCAGTGGGCGGTTACCGAAGATCTTATCGGGTTTCTGGAAAGGGACGGGATGCTGGATTCGGAACCGGCGGATGCCATCCGTCACCTCAGTGAGAAATACGACCTCACCGTAGAGCGCGACCTGCTGGAAAAAGTGCTCTCCATGAAGGAGTTTTACTCGAAAAAAGACACATCCTCATAA
- a CDS encoding penicillin acylase family protein: MLKRLILWLFAFILSVILIISIYTGITYWRASSGLPEWNGTLTAEGLDGPVEIIRAEHGIPYIEATTERDLYFAQGFVHAQDRFWQMDLTRRTSQGRLSEWLGSITLSADRSARWFDWSDHAERSWEAIPENEKMLLEAYAAGVNHWLEGPLYRRPPEMKILHVHPEPWQPQDAFLITYQIFLQVAGGGPELIRATISGAEADSAIYDFLDSSDQPIRPIIEEPDASQILQATMPVKERSFSNSWTLSGEHTASGLPLMANDPQLAQTLPGTWQLQHHQVGDRTAAGGTMPGLPGIVVGHNGSISWGATTASIDLGDLALLEVHPDDPDRYRRSPDAPWESFIQRVDTIRVRFGADQVDTIRATPSGRIRPQRPGVTPFTSRTDVVEEFRGVPFDQLGGFPLTPLRIMHAKTVEEGITASEALTFPAMNISLADTAGSIGYVTAARIPQRPERHARFVDVVPIDDNQWSYLPFEQNPRIINPGSGRIVTANQRIIGDNYPHYLSDSWALPWRTLRIHEVLDQHETHSIDTFRKMQQDALSPVARDLVPLLLNTETENAADAALVDTLQAWDYRFRLDTAAPTIFLTWTEMLSRRLIADELANLPSSWRDRRYLSLIRALNGERPDWCDDQSTETVETCAELVRSALTDTRQALEEAFGNDPEDWAWGTTHRMKLPHLGFAGLPFLDNLFSREVAMPGGPESLFLNAVSLQEAPHFPRAAYNSGYQGIYDLSNLKGSLFMTGGGSSGHFKSPYYNNLTEMWVRGERIKLNPEQRKSTYTLVLEPVPGTR, encoded by the coding sequence ATGCTGAAACGTTTGATCCTATGGTTATTCGCTTTTATTCTAAGCGTAATCCTGATTATTTCAATCTACACCGGTATCACCTACTGGCGGGCAAGCAGCGGACTGCCAGAGTGGAATGGCACACTAACCGCCGAGGGTCTTGACGGACCGGTCGAAATTATCCGTGCCGAACACGGCATCCCCTATATCGAGGCGACGACCGAGCGAGACCTCTACTTCGCCCAGGGTTTCGTGCATGCCCAGGACCGCTTCTGGCAGATGGACCTGACCCGACGTACCAGCCAGGGACGGCTCTCGGAATGGTTAGGATCCATCACCCTTTCGGCTGACCGGTCTGCTCGCTGGTTCGACTGGTCAGACCATGCGGAACGTTCCTGGGAAGCCATTCCCGAAAATGAAAAAATGCTGCTCGAAGCCTACGCTGCAGGCGTGAACCACTGGTTGGAGGGGCCGCTTTACCGCCGCCCGCCGGAGATGAAGATCTTACACGTCCATCCAGAGCCGTGGCAACCTCAAGATGCGTTTCTCATCACCTATCAAATTTTTCTCCAAGTTGCCGGCGGAGGGCCAGAACTGATAAGGGCAACTATTTCCGGGGCCGAAGCCGATTCTGCGATCTATGACTTTTTAGATTCCTCCGACCAGCCCATACGTCCCATCATTGAAGAACCGGACGCATCTCAAATTCTGCAGGCAACCATGCCGGTTAAGGAGCGCTCTTTTTCCAATAGCTGGACGCTTTCCGGTGAACATACCGCGAGCGGCCTGCCGCTCATGGCCAATGACCCCCAGCTTGCACAGACGTTGCCCGGAACCTGGCAGCTTCAGCATCATCAAGTGGGCGACCGCACCGCTGCGGGCGGAACCATGCCGGGCCTGCCGGGCATCGTTGTCGGCCACAACGGATCGATCTCCTGGGGAGCTACAACGGCCTCCATTGATCTCGGTGACCTTGCCCTTCTTGAAGTGCACCCTGACGACCCCGATCGATACCGCCGGAGCCCGGATGCACCCTGGGAGAGCTTCATTCAGCGGGTAGACACCATTCGGGTGCGCTTCGGTGCAGACCAGGTCGATACCATTCGAGCCACCCCCAGCGGCCGCATTCGCCCGCAGCGTCCCGGCGTGACGCCGTTCACCTCCCGTACCGACGTGGTCGAGGAGTTCCGTGGCGTTCCCTTTGACCAGCTCGGCGGTTTCCCGTTAACACCGCTGCGTATAATGCATGCAAAGACTGTTGAGGAAGGGATCACAGCAAGCGAAGCCCTTACCTTTCCGGCCATGAATATTTCCCTGGCTGATACGGCAGGCAGTATCGGCTACGTGACAGCCGCCAGGATCCCGCAGCGGCCCGAGCGGCACGCGCGCTTCGTGGACGTCGTGCCAATCGACGACAACCAATGGAGTTATCTGCCTTTTGAACAAAATCCACGCATCATCAACCCCGGCAGCGGCCGCATCGTCACGGCAAACCAGCGTATCATCGGCGACAACTATCCGCACTACCTGAGCGATTCCTGGGCTTTGCCGTGGCGTACCCTGCGAATTCATGAGGTGTTGGACCAGCACGAAACGCACAGCATAGACACTTTCCGGAAAATGCAGCAAGATGCTCTGTCGCCAGTCGCACGTGATCTTGTGCCTCTCCTGCTGAATACAGAAACCGAGAACGCTGCAGATGCCGCCCTTGTCGACACGCTGCAAGCATGGGACTACCGGTTTCGCCTCGACACTGCCGCACCGACGATCTTTCTCACCTGGACGGAGATGCTCAGCCGCAGGCTTATCGCAGATGAACTGGCCAATCTGCCATCCTCTTGGCGCGACCGCCGCTACCTGTCGCTCATCCGGGCACTGAACGGAGAACGGCCCGATTGGTGTGATGATCAATCTACAGAGACAGTAGAGACCTGTGCAGAGCTTGTCCGCAGCGCGTTGACGGACACGCGCCAGGCACTGGAAGAAGCTTTTGGCAATGACCCTGAAGACTGGGCATGGGGAACGACTCATCGCATGAAGCTACCTCACCTAGGTTTTGCCGGATTGCCGTTTCTGGATAATCTCTTTTCGCGCGAAGTGGCCATGCCGGGCGGGCCTGAGTCACTCTTTTTGAACGCAGTAAGCTTGCAGGAGGCCCCGCATTTTCCTCGTGCCGCATATAATTCCGGATATCAGGGCATCTACGATTTATCAAACCTGAAAGGCTCCTTGTTCATGACCGGCGGTGGATCATCTGGCCATTTCAAATCGCCATACTACAATAACCTCACGGAGATGTGGGTGCGCGGTGAGCGCATCAAATTAAATCCTGAGCAACGAAAATCGACCTATACACTGGTACTCGAGCCGGTGCCGGGCACCCGCTGA
- a CDS encoding penicillin acylase family protein has translation MIKRILIWSLAAVLTLIILVAAYAGITYWRASSGLPEWNGTLTAEGLDGPVEIVRDEHGIPYIEATTERDLYFAQGFVHAQDRFWQMAFNRRISQGRLSEWLGAAALNSDRLNRADDLVGLAERAWDKLPHEIQTLATAYADGVNAWLEGPYYRRPPEMTILHVHPEKWRPQDTVRLLYFVHMNISRPGDELLSTRIDQAGLPSVIKEVYAPFEQPVPTILPSDSSTYYVQATSPFKRGAHSNNWTLAGIHTSSGHPLMANDPHLSPTQPVTWHLQHHQAPGISGAGATAPGLPGFFVGHNGAVAWGITTAGADMVDVTLVELHPDDPSLYRQGPEAPWERFTMRVDTIDVRFGESYIDTIRTTPTGRLGIRRDSTLTDDPTLYTEWRFWGVDLPGTHLTGWMNLQRATSVSAAIEAIGQIPGPSLNLSIADTAGSIGYVKMGRIADRPETHARKLAFGPEDSNAGTYLPFSENPRLVNPPSGRIVTANQRIAGDDYPHYLSRLWTLPDRAWRIHEMLNEQEVHDISTFRAMQQDALSAVARRLVPLLLKAEPAGDDEAELLRELETWDYKFTLDAHAPAIFMAWLERLNNRIIEDELDSFTFRGSGWTHANYLSVALALAGDKAAWCDDRTTTDNEDCARILRQTLTEAHTALTESMGSEPDGWRWEQAGRFRLPHMLFDNFPLLRNWFSRETPVPGGPDGMFNNYATPTARLPVTDSGTVPSFQAIYDLSDLDASLFMAYSGVSGHFKSPYYDNLTPHWVRGERITLNPEEIEEHYRLILQPGIDKE, from the coding sequence GGTCGCAGCCTACGCCGGTATCACCTACTGGCGGGCAAGCAGCGGGCTGCCAGAGTGGAACGGCACACTAACCGCCGAGGGCCTCGACGGCCCCGTCGAGATCGTGCGCGACGAGCACGGCATCCCCTACATCGAAGCAACCACTGAGCGCGACCTCTACTTCGCCCAGGGCTTTGTACATGCCCAGGACCGCTTCTGGCAGATGGCTTTCAACCGTCGCATCAGCCAGGGGCGGCTCTCGGAGTGGCTGGGGGCTGCTGCGCTCAACTCCGATCGGCTCAACCGCGCGGATGACCTCGTCGGTCTCGCCGAGCGAGCTTGGGACAAATTGCCCCATGAAATCCAAACGCTGGCCACCGCCTATGCAGACGGCGTCAATGCCTGGCTGGAGGGTCCGTACTACCGGCGACCACCGGAAATGACGATCCTGCACGTCCACCCCGAAAAGTGGCGGCCGCAGGACACGGTGCGGCTGCTGTACTTTGTACACATGAACATAAGCCGCCCCGGCGATGAACTGCTAAGTACACGTATCGATCAGGCTGGCCTACCATCGGTAATCAAAGAGGTCTATGCCCCCTTTGAGCAGCCTGTGCCCACCATTCTGCCGTCGGATTCTAGTACATATTATGTGCAGGCTACCTCTCCCTTCAAGCGCGGGGCTCACTCCAATAATTGGACCCTGGCCGGCATCCACACGTCAAGCGGTCATCCGCTCATGGCTAACGACCCCCACCTGAGCCCGACGCAACCCGTAACTTGGCACCTGCAGCACCATCAAGCGCCCGGCATAAGTGGGGCCGGCGCCACAGCCCCCGGATTGCCCGGTTTTTTCGTGGGACACAACGGCGCGGTAGCATGGGGAATTACGACTGCCGGCGCTGACATGGTCGACGTAACCCTCGTTGAACTCCACCCCGACGACCCCTCCCTATATCGCCAAGGCCCCGAAGCGCCCTGGGAGAGGTTCACCATGCGGGTCGACACTATTGACGTGCGCTTCGGCGAGTCGTATATCGATACCATCCGCACCACCCCAACGGGGCGTCTGGGTATTCGCCGGGACAGCACCCTGACCGATGATCCGACCCTGTACACGGAGTGGCGCTTCTGGGGGGTGGACCTGCCGGGCACACATCTGACAGGCTGGATGAATCTCCAGCGCGCCACCTCTGTTTCAGCGGCGATTGAGGCCATCGGGCAGATACCGGGGCCATCGCTCAACCTGTCCATTGCCGACACGGCCGGCTCCATCGGATACGTGAAAATGGGACGGATCGCGGATCGGCCCGAAACGCACGCTCGCAAACTGGCATTTGGTCCGGAGGATAGCAACGCCGGCACCTACCTCCCCTTCAGTGAGAATCCGCGTCTCGTCAACCCGCCGTCTGGACGCATCGTCACCGCAAATCAACGTATCGCCGGCGATGACTACCCACACTATCTTAGCCGCTTGTGGACTCTTCCAGACCGGGCATGGCGTATCCATGAGATGCTCAATGAGCAAGAAGTACATGATATAAGTACCTTCCGTGCGATGCAGCAGGACGCACTCTCGGCTGTCGCCCGCCGCCTGGTGCCCTTGCTGTTGAAGGCCGAGCCGGCAGGCGACGATGAGGCGGAGCTGCTGCGCGAGCTCGAAACGTGGGACTATAAATTTACCCTTGATGCCCACGCTCCGGCGATTTTCATGGCATGGTTGGAGCGACTGAACAACCGAATCATCGAGGATGAGCTGGATAGCTTCACCTTCCGCGGCTCCGGCTGGACGCACGCAAACTACTTGTCGGTAGCCCTTGCATTGGCTGGAGACAAGGCAGCCTGGTGTGACGATCGGACGACCACCGACAATGAGGACTGTGCCCGTATCCTTCGGCAGACGCTGACGGAGGCCCACACCGCGCTTACGGAGTCCATGGGCTCCGAGCCGGACGGATGGCGATGGGAACAAGCCGGACGCTTCCGGCTGCCACACATGCTCTTCGACAACTTTCCCCTCCTGCGCAACTGGTTCTCGAGGGAAACACCGGTGCCGGGCGGGCCCGATGGTATGTTTAATAACTATGCAACCCCAACGGCCCGTCTGCCGGTGACGGACTCTGGGACGGTGCCAAGCTTCCAGGCGATTTACGACCTGTCCGACCTGGATGCGTCGTTGTTTATGGCCTACAGCGGTGTCTCCGGCCACTTCAAGTCGCCCTATTATGATAACCTGACCCCGCACTGGGTACGCGGTGAGCGAATCACCTTAAACCCTGAGGAGATCGAAGAACACTACAGGCTGATTCTCCAACCCGGTATTGACAAGGAGTGA